One genomic window of Branchiostoma lanceolatum isolate klBraLanc5 chromosome 5, klBraLanc5.hap2, whole genome shotgun sequence includes the following:
- the LOC136435000 gene encoding uncharacterized protein — protein sequence MSSKMARIFFRCLLLLILTTACSAVTFTYSSASYTVGEDASAGDYVITSGDVTVTWTTSGGTTPFEIISPVGSPFQVDSTGAVTVASSTSLDYETTSMYVVTVRANDITGVTVDVGF from the exons ATGTCGTCTAAGATGGCCAGGATTTTTTTCCGGTGTCTGCTACTTCTGATCTTGACGACAGCATGCTCAG CGGTGACGTTCACCTACAGCAGTGCGTCATACACAGTGGGCGAGGACGCCTCGGCTGGTGATTACGTCATCACGTctggtgacgtcacagtgacGTGGACAACCAGCGGCGGGACCACGCCGTTCGAGATCATCAGTCCCGTCGGCTCACCTTTCCAAGTGGACTCCACGGGGGCG GTGACCGTGGCTTCGTCCACCAGTTTGGACTACGAGACTACCAGCATGTACGTAGTGACTGTACGGGCGAACGACATCACCGGCGTCACAG TCGACGTCGgcttttga
- the LOC136435001 gene encoding cadherin-2-like, with the protein MVTDAAEPPTFSNLPASRAVPEDVSVGTAVYTLSAADPDEPAQTLTYTIVSQTPSDKFQLSGGVVQVGAALDYESEQTYTLTLRVEDDTSGTPLSAESTLTVTVNDVIDEMPTFSASAYSGSVDENQAFGTTVTWDVAVSVTDGDDGDTISYSLSGDVF; encoded by the exons ATGGTGACGGACGCTGCCGAACCACCGACCTTCTCTAACCTACCCGCCTCCCGGGCCGTACCGGAGGACGTGTCGGTGGGCACGGCGGTCTACACGCTGAGCGCCGCCGACCCGGACGAGCCCGCCCAGACCCTGACGTACACCATCGTCAGCCAGACGCCGTCGGACAAGTTTCAGCTGAGCGGCGGCGTGGTGCAGGTGGGGGCGGCGCTGGACTACGAGAGCGAACAGACGTACACACTAACGCTCAG AGTTGAGGACGACACGTCAGGAACGCCCCTGTCGGCAGAGTCCACGCTGACCGTCACTGTCAACGACGTCATCGACGAGATGCCGACGTTCTCGGCGTCGGCGTACTCCGGCAGCGTCGACGAGAACCAGGCGTTTGGCACGACGGTGACGTGGGACGTCGCCGTAAGCGTCACAGACGGGGACGATGGGGACACCATCTCATACTCTCTCTCAGGTGACGTGTTTTAA
- the LOC136435009 gene encoding protocadherin-like wing polarity protein stan, giving the protein MASEHQPGTNNDHFAVDSSTGAVTTARVLERDGADGVSAYTLVLTATDTADNTGTATLSVTVNDVNDNSATCDPDVYYSIVEENTAAAAPVALLSCTDPDDGVNSDLIFSIVSGDDTAAKFDIASDTGQITTSSTVVDYDTDAMDTAGFRYVLYVSVTDQAADVSDRLTSTATVVVAITSTNDNAPTFTGFTSSVAVDEDAPIGTTILSDLSATDADKGADGAVSFSMIAATDDGNGIFHVDSSTGAVSIMGPLDYETVSSYELTLKAEDGGDPSQSATATLTVNVTDINDNPPTFDRGIYTVAVEEGAAGGTSVATLAVSDADSSSSVSYEFVSGNDADKFKFGTTNTNDVEVKTTIDLDSATPDEGEYTLVVRVTDGGTPALSGTTTVYVTVTPTNQHDPTFAGSGTTAVPVNDIIYQSIP; this is encoded by the exons ATGGCTTCCGAACATCAGCCAG GGACGAACAACGACCACTTCGCCGTTGACAGCAGTACGGGTGCCGTGACCACCGCCAGGGTGCTGGAGCGGGACGGGGCGGACGGCGTGTCGGCCTACACGCTCGTTCTCACCGCCACGGACACGGCCGACAACACGGGCACCGCCACGCTCTCCGTCACGGTCAACGACGTGAACGATAACAGCGCCACCTGCGATCCTGACGTGTACTACAGCATAGTGGAGGAGAACACTGCAGCAG CTGCGCCCGTTGCCCTGCTGAGCTGTACCGATCCAGACGACGGTGTGAACTCTGACCTCATCTTCTCCATCGTCAGCGGCGACGACACTGCCGCAAAATTCGACATCGCCTCGGACACGGGGCAGATTACGACATCGTCCACTGTGGTGGATTACGACACCGACGCCATGGATACGGCCGGTTTTCGGTACGTGCTGTACGTGAGCGTCACCGACCAGGCCGCGGATGTCTCCGACAGGCTCACCAGCACCGCGACGGTGGTCGTTGCG ATAACGTCAACAAACGACAACGCGCCGACCTTCACAGGTTTCACGTCGTCAGTGGCGGTTGACGAAGACGCGCCCATCGGCACCACGATCCTGTCCGATCTGAGCGCGACGGATGCCGACAAGGGCGCGGACGGAGCCGTCAGTTTCTCCATGATAGCTGCTACAG ATGACGGAAATGGTATCTTCCACGTCGACTCTTCAACCGGCGCCGTGTCCATTATGGGTCCACTAGACTACGAAACGGTCTCCAGTTACGAACTGACGCTAAAAGCCGAAGACGGCGGCGACCCCAGCCAGTCCGCCACCGCTACGCTCACCGTCAACGTCACCGACATCAATGACAACCCACCTACGTTCGACCGGGGTATCTACACGGTCGCCGTTGAGGAAGGCGCCGCCGGAGGGACCAGTGTCGCCACGCTGGCCGTGTCGGATGCAGACTCGAGCAGTTCCGTCTCGTACGAGTTCGTCTCCGGCAACGACGCCGACAAGTTCAAGTTCGGGACGACGAACACCAACGATGTGGAAGTGAAGACGACAATAG ATTTGGACTCTGCCACTCCAGACGAAGGGGAGTACACGTTGGTTGTCCGGGTAACGGACGGAGGGACTCCGGCCCTCAGCGGCACCACCACGGTCTACGTCACCGTCACACCGACCAATCAGCACGACCCTACCTTTGCCGGTTCGGGTACAACTGCTGTACCGGTAA ATGATATCATATACCAAAGTATCCCGTAG